In the Alphaproteobacteria bacterium genome, CGAGGCCGCGCGCCACACCGAACACCAGGATCGCCAGCATCGGCAGCGCGCCGGCATAGACCTGGCTCATGTTGGGCGACAGGAACAGGTGTTTCGGGTCCCACGCCTCGCTGTAGGGACCCCAGTAGGGCACCGCATAGTCGGGGCTGAACAGGCCGCCGACCAGCATGGTGAGCAGCGAGGCTGGATGCAGCGAGCCCTGCGTCGCCTCAGCGTAGTGAAACGAGGCGCGATCGCTCGATTCGGCGAACAGCATGGTGAGCAGAACCGGCACCGCCATGATGAGGAGCGCGGCGAGCGATGCGGCGCCGAGCGGCCGCGCGGAGCGGCGCAGCGCCGCGTTGAGCGAGGGCTGTGCCAGCCAATAGTCCGCCACGTAACCGACGAGAACCAGCGCGCCGAGGAACGCGACCTGATCGGGCTGCACCACCATGAGCCCCGCCGCGATGCCGGCGCCGAGCCCGTAGCCGATCGACGCGCGCTCGAGCGCGCGCGCCAGCAGCCATAACGCGATCGCGAAAAACACCAGGCTCTCGATCTGCCCGATATGCTGGATGCGCCACGACGCGGAAGCGCCGAACGCAAAGGCGAGCGCCGCCACGATGCCGCCCGCCGGATGCCAGCCGCGATCCTGAAAGAACATCAGGACCGAAAGCCCGCCGAGCGCCAGCATGGCGAGCACCGCCACGTCGAGCGCGTGGAAGCTCGGATGCGGCGCGAGCAGCGCGAGCAGCACCATCGGCGAGAAGATCAGCGACTGCGGATCCGCGATCTGCGGCACGCCGCCGAACACGTTCGGCGACCAGAACGGCGACTGCCCCTGATGGATCGCGTTGGCGAGGAATTGCAGCTCGGCCTGGAACAGGGCCTTGGCGTCATAGGGGATCGTTACGGCGCCCGAGAGCCAGGGCCATGACAGAACGCCCCACGCGACAAGAAACAGCGCGATCGCAAGCGATCGCGACCAGCGCTCCGAACCCAGGCTCCCCTCCCTCAATTCTTTTGGGGAAGTGTACGGAGGAACTTCGCACGACCGATATTGAACTTTCGGCGGGTATCGGGGCCGTTCAGTCTTCCTGCGTGCGCGGATACTTGTCGAACTCGTCGAGACACACCGCGTACCACACATTGTACCAGGTGCGGTCGGCGTTATCGGGCTGCGTGCCGGGGATCACCTGTACGGAGTGCCCGCCGTTCTCACGCGGCTGGATGCTCTCGACATACACGCTGATCGTGTTGGCATCGCCCGAGCAGCGCGCCGCGTACTTCCATTTGAGGACAGAGGGCGCGCGCGGCGTGCCGCTGGAAATGTCCTGCACCCGCATATGGATCTGCCCGATGAAGATCGAGATGGCGCCGGTCGAGCTCGGTTTCTTGCCGACCAGATAAGTACGGAAGCGATAGTCCTTCTCGGCCCCGCCCTCGATCAGCTTCCCGAGCGCCGGAAGCGCGGAGAATTCGGCTGCGTTCTTTGGAGCGGATGCGGCCAGCGCGACAGCCGGCGTGAGGCAACCGACAACGACAAGCGTGCGGACGATCATTCGACCTTGAGATTGAGCTTGCGGATCAGCGCGCCCCACTTCGCCTCTTCCTTGTCGATGTCGGCCGCGTATTCCTCCGGCGTCGAGGTCAACGGGTCGCCGCCTTCGGAATGAATGCGTTGCTTCACTTCGTCCGTATTGGCGAGCTTGCGTAGTTCGGCATTGAGCTTGTCGACAATTTCGCGTGGCATTCCGGCGGGCCCGAGCACACCATAATGCAGCACCGACTCGAAACCGGGCAGGCCGGATTCGGTCGCGGTCGGCACGTCAGGGAGCAGGCTGAAGCGCTCAGTGCTCATCACCGCAATCGCCCGCAAGCTGCCGGCCTGGATGTTGCCGAGCGCGGGCGGCAGCACGCCGAACGCGAGCGGCACATGCCCGCCGAGCAGATCGTTCATCACGCCGCCCGTGCCCTTGTAGGGTACGATCTGCGCGTCAACGCCAGTGACGGACTTGAACAGCTCGGCCGAGAGATACCCGCCGGTGCCGACCGCCGAGGTGCCGATGTTGTACCTGCCGGGGTTGGCCTTCATGAGTGCGACCGTCTCGCCGACGGTCTTCGCCGGAAACGACGGATTGGCGATCAGCGCGACCGGCATCGAGGCGATCAGGCCGATGGCGGTGAAGTCCTTGCGCGGGTCGAAGCCCGCATTGGCGTAGAGGCTCGGGTTGATCGAGATCGAGCCGGTGTGGCCGAGGAACAGCGTGTAGCCGTCCGGCGCGCTCTTGATCACGGCGCGGGTGCCGACGAGGCCCGAGCCGCCGCCGCGATTGTCGACGATGACCTGCTGGCCAAGTGCCGCGGACAACTTGTCCGCCACGATGCGCGCCATCGCGTCTACGCCGCCGCCGGGCGGGTACGGCACCACCAAGGTGACGGTGCGGGTGGGGTAGTCCTGGGCGAGGACCGGCGACGCGATCAACGCGAACAGGATGGCGATCAATCGAAGCGCGCTTGCCATGACGCCAGTCACTCCACCTTCGCGCCGGACAGCTTCACCACCTTCGACCACTTGGCCTCCTCGCGGTCGATGTCGGCAGCATATTCGCCCGGCGTCATCGCCATCACCTCGGCGCCATCCTGTGTGATTTTCTCGCGCACATCGCTTTCGGCCATTGCGGCTTTCATCGCGGCGGCGAGCTTCTCGACGATCGGCTGCGGCGTGCCGGCGGGCGCCACGATGCCGTAGTGCAGCACGGCCTCGTAGCCCGGGAGCGGACCTGCTTCGGCGACCGTCGGCAGGTCGGGCAACAGCGGCGAGCGCTTCGGCCCGGTCACGCCGAGCGCGCGCACCTTGCCTTCCTTGATCAGCGCGATCGCAGGCGGCAACGAGGAAAAATAGATCGCCACGTGCCCGCCGAGCAGATCGGTGAGTGCGGGGGAAGAGCCCTTGTAGGGAATGTGCGTGAGCTTGATGTCCGCCATGGTGGCGAACAGCTCGGCACCCAGATGAATGCCGCTGCCGACCCCCGCGGAGGCATAGGTCAGCCTGCCCGGCTCTTGCTTGGCGAGCGCAATCAGCTCGGGGATTGTCTTCGCCGGAACGTCGTTGTTCACCAGCACGACCAGCGCCGAGGTCGCGATCAGCCCGACCGGCGCGAAATCCTTGCGCGGGTCGTAGCCGACGTTCGGATAGAGCGTCGGGTTGATCGCGAGCGTCCCGGTGCCGCCGAGGCCGAGCGTGTAGCCGTCGGCTGGCGCCTTCGCGACCTGGCGCGTCGCGATCGAGCCCCCCGCCCCGCCCTTGTTCTCGATCACGATCTGCTGGCCGAGCGACTTGCTCATCTTCTCGGCGACGATGCGCGCCATCACGTCGTTGCCGCCGCCCGCCGCATAGGGCACCACCAGTGTGACCGGGCGCGAGGGATAGTCATCTGCAAGAGCAGGCGCGGCAGAAGCGGCCAGCGCAATGGCAAGGGCAGTTGCGGCCAGCACGCGTCCTGTCATCTCGATCCGGCTCCAAAAGCAAAACCGCCGGTCACGTTCGTACCGGCGGTTTGCTGAAAAAAAGAAACACGACGCCACTCCCGCGGCCCCGTGCCGCGGCGCCGTCGACCGGCAGCCTTTAGTGCACGCTCGCCGTCTGCCTCAGGCGGGCGATCTCATCCTTCACCTGCAACTTGCGACGCTTCAGTTCCGCGATCGTCATATCGTCGACCGAAGGGTGCGCGATCGCGTCAGCGAGTTCACTCTCCAACGTCTGATGCTTGCGTTCCAGTTCCGCAAGGTGCGCCTGCATGGACATCGATGAAGTCTCCTTGTGTCAGTTTTCTGACCGCGCCAGTGTGCCAGAAACGGGTCTCCAAGTCGACGGAAGCTTTGTCGCGCATGGCGTCAAATCCCCGCTATCCGCGTCCCGGCAGGTAACCTGGGCGGCCTTGATGGTATGGTGCTAACGCGCGATACTTGTTCGGGTTTCGGCGCGGGGATTGGACGCCGGGACGGCGTCTTAACCATTGCGGCGCATGACGAAAGAGGAAGAACGCGAGCTCCGCGCCCAATTGGCGCGGCTCCTCCAGGAGCATCGCGACCTCGATGCTGCGATCGAGGCCCTTCAGATTTCGCCGGGTTCCGACTTGCTGCAGGTGCAGCGGCTCAAGAAGCGCAAGCTGGTGCTGCGCGACCGCATCAGATTCGTCGAGAACGAGCTCACCCCGGATATCATTGCGTGAGATTTGCGCCCGGACCTTATCTATCCCTTTGGGACGCTGAAAATCGCGAGGCGAAGCTTCCCCTTGTTGATCGTCCCGATCAATGAACCGAGAAAAACTCGCTTCGTGTAGGCGTTCAGGAGCCGATACCGGCCGGGGAGCATCTTCTCTCCACGCCTCGTCGGCCTATTCCAGATTGTGATGGACGTCTTGCGCGATGTCACGGGACGCCGCTTCCTTGCCCTTCTCGCCATTTGCCCCTCGCAAAATATTGACGTCACAAGTAGATGGGCGAATACCAAGGGTTGCAAGGAACGTCGTAATGCCGCTCTCGCGAGACTTCAGGATTACAGTCAGGGCGCGGCTCAAGCGCGACCAAGCGTTCCGCGGGGCGCTTTTGGCCGAGGTAAAGGAATTGCAGCATGTAGGCGAAGCAGAGACCGCTGACGCGATCTTGCGCGACTACCTCGAAGTCGCGGCGCGATAGCCCTTCCGAGCCGCCTTGCGCGCGTACATCGCATCGTCCGCCCGCGCCATCACGGCGGCGAGTTCATCCTCCGCGCCGATCATCGCAAATCCGATCGAGGCGCCAACCGCGAGCGGCTGGCCTGCCCACTCGATCGCCGCCTCGGTGATCGCGGCTTCGAGTGCCCAGGCCTTGGAGCCGGCGTCCCCCTCGCCCAGGTTCCACAGGATCAGGCCGAACTCATCGCCGCCAAGCCGCGCCACCGTGTCGGAGGCGCGCACATTGCTCCCCAGCATGCCGGCGATGGCCTTGAGCACAGCGTCGCCGGCCGCGTGGCCGTACAGGTCGTTGACCGGCTTGAAGCCGTCGAGGTCGAGGTAGAACAGCGCGGCGCGCGTGCCGTAGCGCTTCACGTAGGCAAGCGAGCGCGCAAGCTCCCGGTCGAAGCCGCGCCGGTTGAAGATCCCGGTGACCGCGTCGATATCCGCGGTCGCTTCGAGTTCCAGCATCCTGGCGCGCGTCGCCGCAAGCTCGCCCTCGAGGCGCTGCACCTCGCCAAGCAGAACCGCGAGCTCGGACGGGATATTGCGGGCCGGCTGGTGCACACGCGGCTCGGCCTCGTCGCGAACTGGACGCGCAGCGGCTGCGGGCATGCGCGCGGGTATTGCCCTGGACTTGGCCGGGCTCGTCTTCATCGTTCCCACCAGGCGAAGCGTCACGGTGAGCCCGATATGGTTAACGAATCGTATCTGCTTGCCTCTGCGAACCCCCTTCCCCTATATGGCGCCTTCTTTTCGGCCGGTGCCGAGAGAGGGCGCGCATGTCGGCCAAACCCGTCGCGATCATCATGGGGAGCCAGTCGGACTGGCCGACCATGCGCCACGCCGCCGAGACCCTCGACGCCCTCAAGGTCGGCTACGACAAGCGGATCGTATCTGCCCACCGCACCCCCGAGCGGCTCTACGCCTTCGCCAAGGGCGCCAAAGCTGACGGCGTGAAAGTGATCATAGCGGGTGCGGGCGGGGCCGCGCATTTGCCCGGGATGACCGCCGCGATGACGACCCTGCCGGTGTTCGGGGTGCCGGTCGAATCCAAGGCAATGTCCGGCGTCGATTCGCTCTACTCGATCGTTCAGATGCCGCCCGGCGTGCCCGTCGGCACGCTCGCGATCGGCAAGTCGGGCGCGATCAACGCAGCACTGCTTGCCGCAAGCGTGCTGGCGCTGACCGATACGGGGCTCGGCAAGCGGCTCGAAGCCTGGCGCAAGCAGCAGACCGACGCGGTCGCCGAGACGCCCGAGGACAAATGACTGCGCAACGCTGGCCGCTCGGGCCTGACGCGACCATCGGCATTCTGGGCGGCGGGCAACTCGGCCGCATGCTGGTGCTGGCGGCGGCGCGGCTCGGCTTCCGCTGCCATGTGTTCTGTCCGGATTCGCATTCGCCGGCCTTCGATGTTGTGCGCAGCGTGACCGAGGCCGACTACCTCGACATGGCGGCGCTCGACCGCTTCGCCTCCGATGTCGATGTGGTGACCTACGAGTTCGAGAACGTGCCGGCCGAGACCGCGACGTTCCTCTCTGCGCGCAGACCGGTGCTGCCCGACCCGCGCGTGCTCGCGACGACGCAGGACCGTCTCACCGAGAAAGAGTTCGTGAAAAGTCTCGGGATCGGGACGGCGAAGTTCACGCGCGTC is a window encoding:
- a CDS encoding tripartite tricarboxylate transporter substrate binding protein; the protein is MASALRLIAILFALIASPVLAQDYPTRTVTLVVPYPPGGGVDAMARIVADKLSAALGQQVIVDNRGGGSGLVGTRAVIKSAPDGYTLFLGHTGSISINPSLYANAGFDPRKDFTAIGLIASMPVALIANPSFPAKTVGETVALMKANPGRYNIGTSAVGTGGYLSAELFKSVTGVDAQIVPYKGTGGVMNDLLGGHVPLAFGVLPPALGNIQAGSLRAIAVMSTERFSLLPDVPTATESGLPGFESVLHYGVLGPAGMPREIVDKLNAELRKLANTDEVKQRIHSEGGDPLTSTPEEYAADIDKEEAKWGALIRKLNLKVE
- a CDS encoding GGDEF domain-containing protein translates to MPAAAARPVRDEAEPRVHQPARNIPSELAVLLGEVQRLEGELAATRARMLELEATADIDAVTGIFNRRGFDRELARSLAYVKRYGTRAALFYLDLDGFKPVNDLYGHAAGDAVLKAIAGMLGSNVRASDTVARLGGDEFGLILWNLGEGDAGSKAWALEAAITEAAIEWAGQPLAVGASIGFAMIGAEDELAAVMARADDAMYARKAARKGYRAATSR
- the purE gene encoding 5-(carboxyamino)imidazole ribonucleotide mutase produces the protein MSAKPVAIIMGSQSDWPTMRHAAETLDALKVGYDKRIVSAHRTPERLYAFAKGAKADGVKVIIAGAGGAAHLPGMTAAMTTLPVFGVPVESKAMSGVDSLYSIVQMPPGVPVGTLAIGKSGAINAALLAASVLALTDTGLGKRLEAWRKQQTDAVAETPEDK
- a CDS encoding tripartite tricarboxylate transporter substrate binding protein, whose amino-acid sequence is MTGRVLAATALAIALAASAAPALADDYPSRPVTLVVPYAAGGGNDVMARIVAEKMSKSLGQQIVIENKGGAGGSIATRQVAKAPADGYTLGLGGTGTLAINPTLYPNVGYDPRKDFAPVGLIATSALVVLVNNDVPAKTIPELIALAKQEPGRLTYASAGVGSGIHLGAELFATMADIKLTHIPYKGSSPALTDLLGGHVAIYFSSLPPAIALIKEGKVRALGVTGPKRSPLLPDLPTVAEAGPLPGYEAVLHYGIVAPAGTPQPIVEKLAAAMKAAMAESDVREKITQDGAEVMAMTPGEYAADIDREEAKWSKVVKLSGAKVE
- a CDS encoding DUF465 domain-containing protein, producing the protein MSMQAHLAELERKHQTLESELADAIAHPSVDDMTIAELKRRKLQVKDEIARLRQTASVH
- a CDS encoding DUF465 domain-containing protein, with product MTKEEERELRAQLARLLQEHRDLDAAIEALQISPGSDLLQVQRLKKRKLVLRDRIRFVENELTPDIIA